A window of Candidatus Xiphinematobacter sp. Idaho Grape contains these coding sequences:
- a CDS encoding 4a-hydroxytetrahydrobiopterin dehydratase, with translation MSSRCLREADIALLLSRLPHWNYQSQEISRVFRFSSFIQSIDFVNQVAKLSEDTHHHPKILICWRKVSLTLSTHSVGGLTSLDFDLASKIDLLFADFS, from the coding sequence ATGTCTTCCCGGTGCCTTAGAGAGGCTGACATCGCCCTTCTTCTCTCCAGACTGCCGCACTGGAATTACCAATCGCAAGAGATCTCCCGTGTCTTTCGATTTTCTAGCTTTATTCAATCAATCGATTTTGTGAATCAAGTCGCTAAATTATCTGAAGATACTCACCACCATCCGAAAATTTTAATTTGTTGGAGGAAAGTTTCCCTTACACTGAGCACCCACAGCGTGGGAGGATTAACCTCTTTGGACTTTGATCTTGCCTCTAAAATAGACCTCCTATTTGCTGACTTTTCATGA
- the dnaB gene encoding replicative DNA helicase produces the protein MQKGTHPSDIHRTLPQSTDAEKGVLCSVLLSPEQTLDRCIERINDKHFHHPAHRIIYQAMVELYKLSRPVEIIVLLQYLEDRQLLDRVGGEAVLYEILTFVPTAANASYYLDIVQEKFLLRQVIFICTEMASRCYTEQGEVWTLLDELESRVLSIGEARYRNTFPQMKELVMAAVENIDRLYKNRGGITGLSTGFKKLDQITNGLHGGEMFVIAARPSMGKTALAMNIAEHVALEIGKAVGIFSLEMSSQQLVQRILCSSARLDLQKLRDGFISSNALHILFAAADRLAKCKIFIDDTTALSILEMRSKARRMKDTEGVELIVIDYLQLLRSSSRRGQENRQIEISEISYGIKALARELNIPVIVLAQLNRQPETREGGKPRLSDLRESGAIEQDADVVALLVRPEVYEKGDRENGENLRGRAELIIAKQRNGPIGEVELTFLKQFTRFETAELGREEGS, from the coding sequence GTGCAGAAGGGGACTCATCCATCAGACATTCATAGGACCCTGCCTCAAAGTACAGACGCTGAGAAGGGTGTGTTGTGCTCTGTTCTACTTTCCCCCGAACAAACCCTTGACCGCTGTATTGAGCGCATTAACGACAAGCACTTCCATCATCCAGCGCATAGGATTATCTACCAGGCTATGGTGGAACTTTATAAGCTCTCTCGGCCAGTAGAAATCATCGTTCTCCTCCAGTATTTAGAAGATCGCCAGCTCCTGGATCGAGTAGGTGGAGAAGCTGTTCTTTACGAGATTCTGACATTTGTTCCAACGGCAGCGAATGCTAGCTACTATTTGGATATCGTTCAGGAGAAATTTTTGCTTCGTCAGGTGATTTTTATCTGCACGGAAATGGCTTCACGCTGCTACACCGAGCAGGGCGAGGTTTGGACCTTATTGGATGAGTTAGAAAGTCGAGTACTTTCTATTGGCGAAGCGCGCTACCGCAACACATTTCCACAGATGAAGGAATTGGTCATGGCGGCCGTCGAGAATATTGATAGACTCTACAAAAACCGTGGTGGCATCACCGGTTTGTCTACTGGTTTTAAGAAATTAGATCAAATAACTAATGGTTTACATGGTGGGGAAATGTTTGTAATAGCTGCTCGTCCATCCATGGGTAAAACAGCGCTTGCCATGAATATTGCAGAGCACGTTGCCTTAGAAATCGGGAAGGCCGTTGGTATTTTCAGCCTGGAAATGAGCAGCCAGCAGCTTGTCCAGCGTATTCTTTGCTCTAGTGCTCGCCTAGATTTGCAAAAACTTCGCGACGGATTCATTTCCAGTAATGCTTTGCATATCCTTTTTGCAGCTGCGGACAGACTAGCGAAGTGTAAAATCTTCATTGACGATACTACTGCACTTAGCATCTTGGAAATGCGTTCTAAGGCACGCCGTATGAAGGATACTGAAGGAGTCGAGCTTATTGTAATTGACTATTTGCAGCTTCTTCGTTCCTCCTCGCGAAGAGGGCAGGAGAATAGGCAAATTGAGATTTCCGAGATTTCCTATGGGATTAAGGCCTTAGCTAGGGAACTCAATATCCCCGTTATTGTACTTGCTCAACTTAATCGCCAGCCTGAAACCCGTGAGGGGGGGAAGCCACGCCTCTCTGATCTTCGTGAGTCAGGAGCAATTGAGCAAGATGCTGATGTGGTGGCTCTTCTAGTGCGTCCAGAAGTTTACGAGAAGGGAGATCGAGAAAACGGTGAGAACCTACGTGGCAGGGCGGAACTTATTATCGCCAAGCAGAGAAATGGCCCCATTGGGGAAGTAGAGCTTACCTTCCTAAAGCAGTTTACACGCTTTGAAACTGCTGAGCTTGGAAGAGAGGAGGGAAGCTAA